One genomic segment of Stigmatopora argus isolate UIUO_Sarg chromosome 3, RoL_Sarg_1.0, whole genome shotgun sequence includes these proteins:
- the LOC144071235 gene encoding PDZ domain-containing RING finger protein 4 isoform X2 — MGCNLCTLQKREEHYKLLYDIAQVGGKELSKSSHEETLESFLPAMDPVVVQVIRRTPSVRPRGPAQEMHLVDVCTQTDITFEHIVALAKLRPTTPPVPDDCPFLLSDSCHSLHTVEQDFYEGTDYLSPLPADADRTEDLEYEEVELCRLSSQEKLGLTLCYRTDEEDDVAIYVSEICPNSIAAKDGRIREGDRILQINGQDVQDREEAMAALSNEECRSILLLVARPEMQLEEAWLDDEHSEFLEQLKMEMLEEQQREEMELAAFQEEQESEQREDDNQPTCSTLPQPPERGFNPKEGVPNPEHNVLAQIQKRLSQCLRDKDEDDNKDHQDAAAMAAGDRFQQLLELKCQIRNSGEYDLFYSRRSTIECSVGEPGGVQRELRLLNEELRSIELECQNIMQAHKLRNGQPSAPPRRGGPGKGEPTDVNGRPEKSDKDSSSAYNTAESSRSTPLAMDRSPEHSLQRMVSLTNRRNLRGGLAAGPSLTPSPVPPLGKSSSPEPSDRSESDQMLRSESGRRVAQIPYFSPSHGSHHRPGELPAHARHYQSYMQLIQQRSAVEFAQSQLSLLSVCNQDPPAPSPSPSLLLDQPKMEWKVKIRGDGTRYVTKRPVRDKILRERALKIKEERSGGMTTDDDAMSEMKMGRYWSKEERKRHLLRAKEQRQRREFMQRSRLESLKEHPQSSSGGEVSIIELSHKKMMKKRNKKILDNWMTIQELMTHGTKAAEGAQVHNAFLSVTTV, encoded by the exons GTCGGTGGCAAAGAGCTGTCCAAGTCCAGCCATGAGGAGACGCTGGAGAGCTTCCTCCCCGCCATGGACCCCGTCGTGGTTCAAGTCATCCGGCGGACCCCCAGCGTCCGACCCCGTGGCCCAGCTCAGGAAATGCATTTGGTGGACGTGTGCACTCAAACCGACATCACCTTCGAACACATCGTGGCGCTGGCCAAGCTGCGGCCCACGACGCCCCCCGTGCCCGACGACTGCCCCTTCTTACTCAGCGACAG CTGTCACTCCCTTCACACGGTGGAGCAGGATTTCTACGAAGGCACAGACTACCTCTCGCCACTTCCGGCAGATGCTGACAGGACGGAAGACTTGGAGTATGAG GAAGTGGAATTATGCCGACTCAGCAGCCAAGAAAAACTGGGCTTGACTCTGTGCTACAGAACGGACGAAGAAGACGACGTCGCCATCTACGTCAGCGAG ATCTGTCCCAACAGCATTGCCGCCAAAGACGGTCGTATTCGAGAGGGGGATCGCATATTGCAg ATTAATGGCCAGGACGTGCAGGACCGCGAGGAAGCCATGGCCGCGCTGTCCAATGAAGAGTGTCGGAGCATCCTGTTGCTGGTCGCCAGGCCCGAGATGCAG CTGGAGGAAGCTTGGCTGGATGACGAACACAGCGAGTTCCTGGAGCAGCTCAAGATGGAAATGCTGGAGGAACAGCAGCGCGAGGAGATGGAATTGGCCGCCTTCCAGGAGGAGCAGGAGAGCGAACAG CGGGAAGACGACAACCAGCCAACCTGCTCCACGCTCCCCCAGCCTCCGGAACGAGGTTTTAACCCGAAGGAAGGAGTGCCAAATCCCGAGCACAACGTCCTGGCGCAGATCCAAAAACGTCTGTCGCAGTGCCTCCGCGACAAGGACGAGGACGACAACAAAGACCACCAGGACGCCGCGGCGATGGCGGCGGGCGACCGCTTCCAGCAGCTCTTGGAACTCAAGTGCCAGATCCGTAACAGCGGCGAGTACGACCTCTTCTACAGCCGCCGCAGCACCATCGAGTGCAGCGTGGGCGAGCCGGGCGGCGTCCAGCGCGAACTGCGCCTGCTCAACGAAGAGCTGCGCAGCATCGAGCTGGAGTGCCAGAACATCATGCAGGCTCACAAACTCCGTAACGGCCAGCCGTCGGCGCCCCCCCGTCGGGGTGGACCGGGCAAGGGCGAGCCCACCGACGTCAACGGGAGGCCCGAAAAGTCGGACAAGGACAGTTCCAGCGCCTACAACACGGCCGAGAGCTCCCGGAGCACGCCATTGGCCATGGATCGCTCGCCCGAACACTCCCTCCAACGGATGGTGAGCCTCACCAACCGGAGGAACCTCCGAGGCGGGCTGGCCGCCGGACCCTCGCTCACCCCCAGTCCGGTCCCGCCACTTGGTAAGAGCAGCAGCCCGGAGCCCAGCGACCGTTCCGAGTCGGACCAGATGCTCCGATCCGAGTCGGGGCGACGGGTGGCGCAGATCCCTTACTTCTCGCCCTCGCACGGGTCCCACCATCGTCCGGGCGAGCTCCCCGCCCACGCCCGCCACTACCAGAGCTACATGCAGCTAATCCAGCAGCGCTCGGCCGTGGAGTTCGCCCAAAGCCAGCTCAGCCTTCTCAGCGTCTGCAACCAAGACCCCCCGGCGCCATCGCCGTCCCCGTCCCTTCTCCTGGACCAGCCCAAGATGGAGTGGAAGGTTAAAATCCGCGGCGACGGGACTCGCTACGTGACCAAACGGCCGGTGCGAGACAAAATCCTGCGGGAGCGAGCGCTGAAGATCAAGGAGGAACGTAGCGGCGGCATGACCACGGACGACGACGCCATGAGCGAGATGAAGATGGGTCGCTACTGGAGCAAAGAGGAGAGGAAACGTCACCTCCTGCGCGCCAAGGAGCAACGCCAGCGTCGCGAGTTCATGCAGCGAAGCCGGCTGGAGAGCCTGAAGGAACATCCGCAGAGTAGCAGCGGCGGCGAAGTTAGCATCATCGAGCTGAGCCACAAGAAGATGATGAAGAAACGCAACAAGAAGATCCTGGACAACTGGATGACCATCCAAGAACTGATGACGCACGGGACCAAGGCCGCCGAGGGGGCGCAGGTACACAACGCCTTCCTGTCGGTCACCACCGTGTAA